A genomic region of Miscanthus floridulus cultivar M001 chromosome 3, ASM1932011v1, whole genome shotgun sequence contains the following coding sequences:
- the LOC136543079 gene encoding uncharacterized protein codes for MMFISSIPPLNESNYNVWREKLEIALALSDNNLALISPCPTEPKDPMRAEKKTDAAFATRQRDHASVRMKYDLNRAKRDSSNRKCLMVIKGSIKDLIRGSIPEYTIATEYLKKVESQFTGSSKAYASTLIKKLVSEKYTGGGIREHILKMSNMASKLKPMEMGLKDEFLIHLIFASLAKEYKTFVVNYNLQPDKWDIKKLIAMCVQEEERLKSSHGDSINHVNSSKQQGKAPQKDHHQKSNYVQVDKDTCRWCHKTGHYQKNCPDFLKHLMRKGEDIITFIDESLHTKFVETRHAVFLENDIVRGSMVAREINLEEKRVYVSTPMVQEPFFSLPVATAPTVPDTIVTTPVVNSPVATINEHEEPVF; via the exons ATGATGTTTATCTCATCCATTCCGCCTCTCAATGAAAGCAACTACAACGTATGGCGAGAGAAGCTTGAGAtagcacttgcgctgtctgaCAATAATCTAGCACTTATCTctccgtgtcccactgagcctaaGGACCCGATGAGAGCAGAAAAAAAGACTGATGCAGCTTTTGCTACTCGGCAGCGTGACCATGCATCAGTGAGAATGAAGTACGACCTTAATCGTGCGAAGCGGGATAGTTCAAACCGCAAGTGTTTGATGGTGATTAAGGGCTCCATTAAGGATCTAATAAGGGGATCAATCCCAGAATATACCATCGCCACTGAGTATCtaaagaaggtggagagtcagtttactggctcttcaaaggcttatgcaagcactcTTATTAAAAAGTTAGTCAGTGAGAAATACACTGGTGGAgggattagagagcacatactgaagatgagcaacatggcatccaagctcaagccaatggaaatggggctcaaggatgagtttctaattcatttgatttttgcttctttggccAAAGAGTATaaaacctttgttgttaattacaacttaCAGCCAGATAAGTGGGACATTAAAAAActcattgccatgtgtgtgcaagaagaggaaaggcttaagagctcacatggtgactccatcaaccatgtgaa CTCCTCTAAGCAACAAGGAAAGGCCCCACAGAAAGATCACCATCAGAAATCCAACTATGTTCAAGTAGACAAGGACACCTGCAGATGGTGCCACAAGACTGGACACTACCAGAAgaattgtccagacttcctgaagcACCTGATGAGAAAAGGTGAGGACATTATTACATTtatagatgagtcctt acatacgaagtttgtagaaacaagacacgctgtgttcttggagaaTGATAtagtcagggggagcatggtagcgcgagaaattaaccttgaggagaagcgggtatacgtgtccactccgatggttcaggagccatttttCTCGCTACCTGTTGCTACTGCACCAACAGTGCCGGACACTATAgtgacaacacctgttgttaattctcccgtggcgacaataaatgaacatgaggaacctgtcttTTAG